In Pseudomonas oryzihabitans, the DNA window GCCTGCGCCGAGGCTCTGGGGCTACACCGCAACGGCCTGCGTCATCGACTCGACCGTATCCAGGCGCTGACGGGCCGGGATCCACGTCGCTTCGCCGACGCCGCCGAACTGTACTGCGCGCTGTTGCTGATGGATCATCACTGGGCAGACGCCTAGTCATGATCCAGCTTTGCTGGGCATTCGTCCTGTTGTAGTGCCGCCTGATCCGGGAAACACTCGGCGCACAACAACGGAGAATCGCTCATGAAGATCGTCATCGCCCCTGATTCCTTCAAGGAAAGTTTGTCGGCCGCCGGCGTCGCGCGCGCCCTGGCCCGAGGTCTGCGCCAGGCCCTGCCGGAGGCGGAGCTGATCGAGTGCCCGCTGGGCGATGGCGGTGAGGGCACCCTGGACGCGGTCCTCGCGGCTACTGACGGCGAGGTGCGCGAGGCGCAGGTGACCGGCCCCCTGGGCGAAGCGGTAACCGCCCGCTGGGGCTGGCTGGCCGAGCAGCGCACCGCCTTCGTCGAGATGGCCAGCGCCAGTGGCTTGGAGCTGGTACCGAAGGCACGTCGCGATGTCCGGGTGGCGACCTCCCGAGGGACGGGTGAGCTCTTGCAGGCGGCACTGGATGCCGGGGCCGAGCGTCTGGTTCTGGCCATCGGCGGCAGCGCCACCAACGACGGTGGCGCGGGGCTGCTGCAGGCCCTGGGCGCGCGGCTGCTGGATGCCCAAGGGCAAGCGCTGGCACCCGGTGGTGCGGCCCTGGCCAACCTGGCGAGCATCGATCTGGCGGCTCTGCACCCGCGTCTGGCTGAGGTGGCGGTGGTCATCGCCGCCGATGTCGACAATCCGCTCTGCGGCCCACAGGGGGCCAGCCATGTCTTCGGGCCGCAAAAGGGTGCCTCGCCCGAACAGGTACAGGAACTCGATGGCGCGCTGGCGCATTTCGCCACGATCACCGCCGCCACGCTGGACCGCGATGTCCGCGAGCAGCCCGGTGCCGGCGCTGCCGGCGGTGTGGGCTTTGCCGCCCTGGCCTTTCTTGGGGCGACCTTCCGCCCCGGTATCGAGGTGGTAGCGGACCTGGTGGGGCTGGAGGAAGCGCTGGTGGGCGCTGATCTGGCGTTGACCGGGGAAGGGCGGCTCGATGGCCAGACCCTGAGGGGCAAGACGCCCGCCGGCGTACTGCGTCTGGCGCAGCGCCAGGGCGTACCCGTGGTGGCCGTGGCCGGCTCCCTGGGCGAGGGCTACGACGCCCTCTATGAGCAGGGCCTGGCAGCGGCCTTCAGCCTGGTCCCCGGGCCGCTCAGCCTGGACGAGGCGCTGGCCCAGGCCGAGGTACTGCTGGAGCGTACCGCCTGCGACATCGGCCGCCTCTGGCGGACCGCCAGAAGCTGAGGCCAGAGCCCTTCATGATGGCTGGCAGGGCGGCCGGATTTACCTCATGCTGGGCGTCCCGTTCTCGATCGATTGCCGTGATGACCCCGACTGCGATCCTGCGTACCGGCCTGCTGTCCTTGGCGCTGGTGCTGCCGCTGCATTCCGCCCAGGCGGTGATTCCCAGCCTCAAGCCCGCCAATACCTGCGTGCGTAGCGCCTTCGTCCTGCGCTGCCAGGACGGGCAGGGCGGCTGGTACGGGGTGATGGTGCAGGGCAACGACACCCTGATGCGCGGCTATGATCCGGTCTCGGGTCTGTCCTGGTCCCAGACCAGCACCCGCTTGGGGCGGCTGCAGTTCTTCAGCGGCCTGACCAGCGACGGCAACCTCTGGCTAGGCCGTACCCATCAGCTGGGCTGGAACGTCATCAGTCGCTTTTCCACCTCACAGGGGGACCGCGCCCGCACCAGCTGTAATCGCGTGGCGGGGTGCGAGTGGCGCTAGGTGTCGAGTTGAATGGACCGGGCAGCTGGCCCGGGCAAGGTCTGAGCCGCGCTGCCAGGTAGGTTGCCCCTCAGCCCAACGCCTGGGTCAGCAGCGCGAACTGATCCACCCCGTCGCGGGACACCGGTGCCTCGCCCCTGGCCATCTGCTCGACTTCGTCGACCTGGGGGATACCCAGCTCGCTGAGCCAGGGATTGAGGCCGCTACGAGCTGTCACATCAAAGCGTACATAACGCCCTTCGGCGTGACGGAGCAGGGCAAGGATCAGCGCCCTGGCCTGGTCGGCGGATTCGGCGATCACCGGGCCGACCGACAGACCGCGACCGTAAGGGCGCAACAAGGCGAAGCCGCGCAGCTGGCCGTCACGTTCCAGGCCGACGATGCGCCCGGCCTGCGGTAGCAGCTCCTGTAGCAACGTGGTGCGGTCCAGGCCGGTAGCGGCCTGGGCGAGAAGCTGCAGCTGGGGGGCAGCGGCCAGGGTCAGCTCCAGAACCTGGCTTTCCAGCGGGTGTTGCTGTTCGTCCATGGCCGGCAGCGCCGCGACCTGGTGCTGATAGATGCGTTCGTAGGAGACGAAGCCCTGGCTGCGGTAGAGCGGGGCGCCACGCAGGGTAGCGACCAGCAGTGGTGTGCGGGTGCCGGCCAGTCCGATAAGACCGTCCATGAGGCGGCGGCCATGCCCCTGGCCCTGGTGGCTGTCGGCGACGATCACCAGGCCGATGGTGGCGTAATCGCCCTGGGGGACGCAGAAGCCGGTACCGAACACCCCCTGGTCGTCCTCCAGCGCCAGGCCTTCTCCGGTATGGAACAGGCATTGCCAGTCTTCCAGCCGATGGGGCCAGTGCAGCGCCTGGGACAGGCGGTAGGCGGTAGCGAGGTCAGTTTCGCGCAGGGGTCTCAGGGTGGCGTGGGACACGGCAGGGCTCCGGTTCGGGTCTGGCTGATGCAGACGTCAGCCTAGCAAGACGCG includes these proteins:
- a CDS encoding glycerate kinase; this encodes MKIVIAPDSFKESLSAAGVARALARGLRQALPEAELIECPLGDGGEGTLDAVLAATDGEVREAQVTGPLGEAVTARWGWLAEQRTAFVEMASASGLELVPKARRDVRVATSRGTGELLQAALDAGAERLVLAIGGSATNDGGAGLLQALGARLLDAQGQALAPGGAALANLASIDLAALHPRLAEVAVVIAADVDNPLCGPQGASHVFGPQKGASPEQVQELDGALAHFATITAATLDRDVREQPGAGAAGGVGFAALAFLGATFRPGIEVVADLVGLEEALVGADLALTGEGRLDGQTLRGKTPAGVLRLAQRQGVPVVAVAGSLGEGYDALYEQGLAAAFSLVPGPLSLDEALAQAEVLLERTACDIGRLWRTARS
- a CDS encoding GNAT family N-acetyltransferase, giving the protein MSHATLRPLRETDLATAYRLSQALHWPHRLEDWQCLFHTGEGLALEDDQGVFGTGFCVPQGDYATIGLVIVADSHQGQGHGRRLMDGLIGLAGTRTPLLVATLRGAPLYRSQGFVSYERIYQHQVAALPAMDEQQHPLESQVLELTLAAAPQLQLLAQAATGLDRTTLLQELLPQAGRIVGLERDGQLRGFALLRPYGRGLSVGPVIAESADQARALILALLRHAEGRYVRFDVTARSGLNPWLSELGIPQVDEVEQMARGEAPVSRDGVDQFALLTQALG